The Neovison vison isolate M4711 chromosome 13, ASM_NN_V1, whole genome shotgun sequence genome includes a region encoding these proteins:
- the LOC122893428 gene encoding bromodomain-containing protein 4-like, with the protein MGQTVTTPLSLTLSHWSDVRDRANNQSVEIRKKKWVTLCSSEWPTFNVGWPRDGTFNLDIISQVEAKVFSPGPHGHPDQVPYIVTWRALVSDPPLWVQPFVLLPKPCSSPITPTAPPPLKEQLSHPQTTPSRETAQPTPPPPTPTSSSLYPALTPLQDKSPKLPKPVQPAPKPVQPAPEPVQSAPVLPPDTESPLIDLLTEEPPPYPEATTEERKPSSLASPIAGRLRDRRAQPPSQVSQAFPLREGPNGRPQYWPFTASDLYNWKQHNPPFSKDPATLTNLIESILVTHQPTWDDCQQLLQTLLTSEEKQRVLLEARKNVPGDDGRPTQLPNEIDIAFPLTRPNWDFATSAGREHLRLYRQLLIAGLRAAARRPTNLAQVKQVIQGREETPSAFLERLKEAYRMYTPYDPDDEGQATSVSMSFIWQSSPDIRGKLQRLEGLQGYTLSDLLKEAEKVFNKRETPEEKEERIWLRMKEAQDERDKKRSRELTKVLATVVTQGQDREGVRMGERERRRTKLDRDQCAYCKERGHWARECPRNPKNLRGPLTPKPLTSLLTLED; encoded by the coding sequence atggGACAGACAGTGACTACTCCTTTAAGTCTGACCCTAAGCCACTGGAGCGACGTCCGAGACCGGGCAAACAACCAATCGGTGGAAATACGGAAAAAGAAATGGGTCACCCTTTGTTCCTCCGAATGGCCTACTTTCAATGTGGGATGGCCACGCGATGGCACTTTTAACCTTGATATTATTTCTCAGGTGGAAGCCAAAGTTTTCAGCCCCGGACCCCATGGGCATCCCGATCAGGTGCCCTACATCGTCACCTGGAGGGCTCTGGTTTCAGACCCCCCACTCTGGGTCCAGCCCTTTGTTCTCCTTCCCAAACCCTGCTCCTCCCCTATCACCCCCACTGCGCCGCCTCCCCTAAAAGAGCAACTGTCCCACCCCCAAACCACGCCCTCCAGGGAGACTGCgcaacccacccctcccccacctactcccacttcctcttctctttacccTGCCCTTACCCCACTCCAGGATAAATCCCCAAAACTTCCCAAGCCTGTTCAGCCTGCTCCCAAGCCTGTTCAGCCTGCTCCCGAGCCTGTTCAGTCTGCTCCCGTTTTGCCTCCAGACACTGAGTCCCCTCTTATCGACCTGTTAACGGAAGAACCCCCTCCCTACCCGGAGGCCACAACAGAAGAGCGAAAGCCTAGTTCCCTGGCGTCACCCATTGCGGGGCGACTCAGGGACCGACGTGCACAGCCACCAAGTCAAGTCTCCCAAGCTTTCCCCTTGAGGGAAGGTCCTAACGGTCGGCCACAGTACTGGCCCTTTACTGCTTCTGATCTCTATAACTGGAAGCAACATAACCCTCCCTTCTCTAAGGACCCCGCCACCCTGACTAACTTGATTGAATCTATTCTAGTTACCCATCAACCCACTTGGGATGATTGTCAACAGCTGTTGCAGACTCTGCTGACCtcggaggaaaagcagagagttCTTCTGGAAGCCCGAAAGAACGTACCGGGCGATGACGGGCGACCAACCCAGTTGCCTAATGAGATCGACATAGCTTTTCCCTTAACCCGCCCTAACTGGGACTTCGCCACTTCTGCAGGTAGGGAGCACCTTCGTCTCTATCGCCAGTTGCTCATAGCGGGTCTCCGAGCAGCCGCAAGGCGGCCCActaatttggctcaggttaagcaagtaatacagggaagggaagagacacCTTCTGCCTTTCTAGAGAGACTTAAGGAGGCTTATAGGATGTACACCCCGTATGACCCTGATGATGAAGGGCAAGCAACTAGTGTATCAATGTCCTTTATCTGGCAGTCAAGCCCTGATATTAGGGGCAAATTACAGAGATTAGAAGGGCTACAGGGGTATACACTTTCTGACTTattaaaagaggcagaaaaggtgttcaataaaagagaaactccggaagagaaagaggagagaatatggttaagaatgaaagaggcacaggatgaaagagataaaaagcgGAGCAGGGAATTGACTAAGGTATTGGCCACCGTAGTTACTCAGGGACAGGACAGAGAGGGAGTCAGGATGGGAGAGCGAGAACGAAGAAGGACCAAATTAGACAGAGACCAATGTGCCTATTGcaaggaaagaggacactgggccCGAGAGtgtcccaggaaccccaagaatcTCAGAGGACCCTTGACGCCCAAACCATTGACTTCCCTACTGACGTTGGAAGACTAG